A window of Punica granatum isolate Tunisia-2019 chromosome 8, ASM765513v2, whole genome shotgun sequence genomic DNA:
tagatttgacaaaacggataaaccatgggccattttaaataaaaactcctaatatataatataactataaaatatataatagatatagATGCATATATCGATGACGTTGTTATTATACCGTATTAATTTTCTGTTCACAGAGAAAGCTGACATCGATGACGGGGCCCATTGCGAAGGAAGCCATAACCGCCCTCTACTCAAGCATCTCGCCTAGCCCATCAACCCTCGGGATAGCGGATCTGTGGCGCTCTGCAGGCGCGAACGCATTATTTTCAGTCTCTGAGCTGATCAAAGCCGTGGAGAACATGAGACACAATAATAATGAGCCTCTCGCATCCCAGATCTTCTTAAATGACCTTCCGGGAATCGACTTCAACCCTGTCTTCAGGGCACTGccaaaatttcaaaaggaGAAAGGCCGATGTTTCTTTGCCGGGGTTCCAGGCTCCTTCCATGACAGACTCTTCCCCAAcaaatttttacattttattcaCTCTTCCTATATTCTCCGATTTCTCTCTCATATGATTTGAGGACTCGGATCCGGTTCTGAGTCTTTTGCcctaaaaatgatatatatatatatatatatatatatataaagtgaaAATCGAGGAAATCAGCAGCGCACCGCATCAGCTCTTAAGTTGTCCGATCAGTCATGATTTCGGAGATTCATGTAAAGGAAGATGATATTGGAAACTCGGAGGCGGCAAAAATTCATTAAAGCGTACAAGCTCTCTTACTACTAAAAAATACATCAGCAGGACTTTGTggttgtattttttattttacttcatTACTAATGAATTTCTTActaacttataaaaaaatgtcCTTACTGGTCAAAACTTAACAGTACAACTGAAAATAAATGCTTGTAGGACGAACTTTATCTGTAATGTTATTATTGTTTCAGCAAggaatttattttcttcctttttttctttttttttcaggttcCTGAGGGAATAGAGTGCAACAAAGGGAACATATCCATGGCGAGCAATAGCCCTCCAAGAGTAATTGATGCTTGTCACCGACAGTTTCAGAATGATTTCTTGGCATTCCTAAAGAATCGTGCCCAGGAGCTGGTGCCGGGAGGACGCATGGTCATAACGTTCATGGGCAGACGAGGCAAGGATCCATGGAATCCAGAGTGGGAGCTCCTGGCAGCGGCTCTCAATGAGATGGTCTCGGAGGTACGTGCCATTTTACTTATGTAATagtataaaaaagtaatttgaaattaaataatttatacttaATGGTTAAGATAGTAGATTATGTAAGTCTTATCACCTCCACTGAGAAGAGAAGTTCAACTTAAACTCTAAGGTATAAGTTGTGGATATATTTTCTGCCCAGAAGCACATTGCACATTGTATCAATCCTAACTCGACATGATAGATCGAATTAAAGAAGTTCAAATGAAAGTAGGAGCTGACACATAATTAAGAAAGATGGTAGGACGAAGTATGCTTCACTTACCTATCCATAAAGAGCTTTCCCTTTTCCTCTCATTTTTCATCGACAAACGCATACACAGGGACTAATTGAAGAGGAGAAGGTGGACATGTTCAATATCCTACATTACAAACCCTGCCCTTCAGATGTGGAGGCAGAGGTATTGAAAGAAGGGTCTTTCTCCATCGACCGTCTGGAGGTCTCAGGACCGGATTGGATTGCTATCGATAAGGAATTTGGTCAAAGGAGCAACCGTGAGGACGAGGAGGTGGGAGTATATGGCACGATGAGGTGCATGAGAGCTGTTGCTGAGCCCATGTTGATCAGCCACTTCGGTGAAGGGATCATGGAGGACTTGTTCCATCGTTACAGGCTTGTGATCATCCAACAAATCGCGAAGGAGAAAACTGAGCTCATCAATGTCACTGTCTCCCCCACAAGGAGGCCAgcatgagagaaaaagaattgaAGATTATGAATTGCAGCGCTCACGAAACTTTGCTTGAGGGGGGAATATTAGAAAACCAAAGACTAGAAATCAGTGTTATCATAATTGGATCAGACCGGGCGATTCGACCGGTCAAACTGAAAATCGAATCTATATTTGATCTGATTAGTTTAAAAACCGAAAATACATAAAAAGGTTGATGAACCCAAAAAATTGGCAATTTTTAGACAAATCCATTCAAACCAACCGGTTGATGGGTTCAAGATTGTTTAAAGGAAATCCTTTGATTCCCCCCGAAATCCGAAAATGAGCAGGGCACTGATTTCACGAAACGGTGAAAACTGAAACCCTAGTCCTCAATCTTCACCCTTCAATTCCATCATCGACTCATCAGTGACTTCAGTTCGAGGCcgagcttcctcttctccttcgagcACGCAAGATTGCAACAGGTTCGAATcgagcttcctcttctctttTTGTCTCTTCTCGGCTTCTCCTTGTGAAGTTGGATTAATCcgcatcctcctcctcctactTCAATATCACCTGTAGCAATTTGCGCCTCAAGGACAAGCCAGAGTCCAAACGCAGCAGAGCGATGACCTAGGAGTGGATTCCTCATCGGCAGGGGGACAGGAGACGACCATCTCGAAGCACATCAGCCCCTGAAACGGCAGGGGGCTAGAGTCCAAACGCAGCagagcttcctcttctccttcaagGCACATCTTCACCTACAAGCAAGGCACGGTTTGAGCTTCCTCTTCTCATTTGCTTGCTGtagctggaccaatttttaaatttaattgtgGTAACTGGTAAGTTTTGCTTGCAGTGATCTCTTAGTTCCCAAGAGATCAACATATTTAAGTTTCTTTTGACAGAAGTAGCGTTTATATCAGAAACAATTCTAGGCTTCATTTATTGTCTTCTGCCTACAAGGTTCGTAACTAGTGTCCTAGTCCAAGGAAAGACCATAAAATTTATCGGTGAACAGGAAGATACAGGGTTAGAAGCAGGTAAATACCTTTAACTAGGTCTTCTGCTGAATACCACTCACTCCAAGGGCAATCATCATCCCAC
This region includes:
- the LOC116189218 gene encoding salicylate carboxymethyltransferase-like — translated: MEIAKVLHMIGGVGETSYDNDSSTPRKLTSMTGPIAKEAITALYSSISPSPSTLGIADLWRSAGANALFSVSELIKAVENMRHNNNEPLASQIFLNDLPGIDFNPVFRALPKFQKEKGRCFFAGVPGSFHDRLFPNKFLHFIHSSYILRFLSQVPEGIECNKGNISMASNSPPRVIDACHRQFQNDFLAFLKNRAQELVPGGRMVITFMGRRGKDPWNPEWELLAAALNEMVSEGLIEEEKVDMFNILHYKPCPSDVEAEVLKEGSFSIDRLEVSGPDWIAIDKEFGQRSNREDEEVGVYGTMRCMRAVAEPMLISHFGEGIMEDLFHRYRLVIIQQIAKEKTELINVTVSPTRRPA